The following proteins are encoded in a genomic region of Reichenbachiella sp.:
- a CDS encoding peptidase codes for MTTKLRILALLSFWFISSCDDGVDPGFVLPTDADLSDAFYIHINLNDRSDDTFKVEMYVDGLSDDNNIIQFAATVPGTYDISNVGRFVDNLQVFDEEGSEIASGPLATNQWEIADPASAHKITYEVKETFDTQVSEYPIYAMAGTSIENDHVLLNTPMVIGYPVGLKDRDYFVSLSYPDHWTVGTALPESSSNVYQATDFDHLADSPLLVGEMTNASTTVGGADINVYVYSEGGHMKATEILADVNQILLDAEAFLEVLPTDRYDFLYHFGDVHAGALEHSKSSVYVLQDAPYSSNYASGIKSISAHEFFHVVTPLNIHSEIIADFNFAVPTPSQHLWLYEGVTEWASDFMQYRNGSMLLNALLGQMQTKLSVNDRFDPNFSLQQIGAEAYTTYGGGQFGNIYNRGAFVVSLLDIRLLELSGGTKGMREVVLELVDTFGPNKAFSEEGFFDTVVDMTYPEIETFINDYIKGTETLPVQEYYNKIGIEYDATDFSFSKMSTLTAEQEALFDAWSKNM; via the coding sequence ATGACAACAAAGCTTCGAATTTTAGCACTGCTTTCTTTTTGGTTTATTTCCTCTTGCGACGATGGTGTTGACCCTGGTTTCGTTTTACCAACCGATGCGGATTTGTCCGATGCTTTTTATATTCATATCAATTTGAATGATCGGTCTGATGATACCTTTAAAGTAGAAATGTATGTGGATGGTTTATCGGATGATAATAATATCATCCAGTTTGCAGCCACCGTACCTGGAACTTACGACATTTCTAACGTAGGGCGTTTCGTTGATAACCTTCAGGTTTTTGATGAAGAGGGTAGTGAGATTGCCAGTGGCCCATTGGCCACGAACCAATGGGAAATTGCTGATCCCGCTTCTGCGCACAAAATCACTTATGAGGTAAAGGAAACATTTGATACTCAAGTTTCAGAATACCCTATTTATGCTATGGCAGGTACTTCGATTGAAAATGATCATGTACTTCTAAATACGCCAATGGTCATTGGTTACCCAGTGGGTCTGAAAGACCGAGATTATTTTGTGTCGCTTTCGTATCCTGACCATTGGACGGTTGGTACTGCACTGCCAGAATCGAGTAGCAATGTCTATCAGGCTACGGATTTTGATCACTTGGCGGATTCTCCGTTATTGGTAGGTGAGATGACCAATGCCTCTACAACAGTTGGTGGAGCAGATATCAATGTGTATGTCTATTCAGAGGGAGGTCATATGAAAGCTACCGAGATCTTAGCGGATGTAAATCAAATATTACTTGATGCGGAAGCTTTTTTGGAAGTATTGCCAACAGACCGCTATGATTTTCTCTATCATTTTGGCGATGTTCATGCTGGTGCTTTAGAGCATTCTAAGAGTTCCGTTTATGTGTTACAAGATGCCCCATATAGTTCCAACTATGCCAGTGGAATCAAAAGTATTTCTGCTCATGAGTTCTTTCATGTAGTGACGCCATTGAATATCCACAGTGAAATCATTGCAGATTTCAATTTCGCGGTTCCCACACCTTCTCAGCACTTATGGTTGTATGAAGGGGTGACTGAATGGGCATCTGATTTTATGCAATATCGAAATGGCTCGATGCTTCTAAATGCTTTACTTGGTCAGATGCAGACCAAACTATCAGTAAATGATAGATTCGATCCGAATTTCAGTTTGCAACAAATTGGGGCAGAGGCTTACACCACATATGGTGGTGGTCAGTTTGGAAATATCTATAATAGAGGTGCTTTTGTAGTCAGTTTGCTGGATATCCGTTTGTTGGAATTGTCAGGAGGAACTAAGGGAATGAGAGAAGTAGTTCTCGAATTGGTAGATACATTTGGACCCAATAAAGCTTTTTCTGAGGAAGGTTTTTTTGATACTGTCGTAGACATGACTTATCCAGAGATAGAGACTTTCATTAATGATTATATCAAGGGGACTGAAACGCTTCCAGTTCAGGAATATTACAATAAGATTGGTATTGAATACGATGCCACGGATTTCAGTTTTTCTAAAATGAGTACGCTTACTGCGGAGCAAGAGGCTTTATTTGATGCTTGGTCAAAGAATATGTAA
- the nadA gene encoding quinolinate synthase NadA, translating into MEQLELVPKTRAEYLEEIVRLKKEKNAVLLAHYYQEADIQDIADFVGDSLGLSRKAAETDADIIVFAGVHFMAETAKIINPTKKVILPDVNAGCSLAESAPAGPFKEFVEAHPDHIVVTYINCTAEIKAMSDIICTSSNAVDIINSLPKDQKIICAPDRNLGEYLIHQTGRDMVLWDGACMVHEAFAMDKILDLHKENPQAKFIAHPESQQQVLRVASFVGSTEKLLNFVQTDEAEEFIVATEAGILHEMQKRVPNKRLIPAPAKEDNTCACSECHFMKMNTLEKLYLCLKNETPEIDVPEEIRKKALVPLERMFELSK; encoded by the coding sequence ATGGAGCAATTGGAATTAGTACCAAAGACCAGAGCAGAGTATCTGGAAGAAATAGTCAGGTTAAAGAAAGAAAAGAATGCCGTACTACTCGCGCATTATTATCAGGAGGCTGACATTCAAGACATTGCAGATTTTGTAGGAGACAGCTTGGGCTTGTCAAGGAAGGCGGCTGAAACCGATGCGGACATTATCGTATTCGCGGGCGTACATTTTATGGCTGAAACAGCCAAAATCATCAACCCTACTAAAAAGGTAATTCTTCCGGATGTAAATGCTGGATGCTCTTTGGCGGAGTCGGCTCCTGCTGGGCCATTCAAAGAATTTGTGGAGGCTCACCCTGACCATATCGTGGTTACTTATATTAATTGTACTGCTGAGATCAAGGCGATGAGTGATATTATCTGTACTTCATCAAATGCAGTGGATATTATCAATTCCCTTCCTAAAGATCAGAAAATCATCTGTGCTCCGGATAGAAATCTGGGCGAATATTTGATTCATCAAACTGGCCGCGACATGGTACTTTGGGATGGTGCTTGTATGGTACATGAGGCGTTTGCCATGGATAAGATTTTGGATCTTCATAAAGAGAATCCTCAAGCAAAATTTATCGCACATCCAGAATCTCAACAGCAGGTATTAAGGGTGGCTTCTTTTGTGGGTTCTACAGAGAAACTCCTCAATTTCGTGCAGACGGATGAAGCAGAAGAATTTATTGTGGCTACCGAGGCCGGTATCTTGCATGAGATGCAAAAAAGAGTGCCAAACAAACGATTGATTCCGGCGCCAGCGAAAGAAGACAACACCTGTGCTTGTAGTGAGTGTCATTTTATGAAAATGAACACTTTAGAGAAGTTGTATCTCTGCCTCAAAAATGAAACTCCAGAAATTGACGTACCCGAAGAAATAAGAAAAAAGGCGCTTGTACCTTTAGAGCGTATGTTTGAATTGTCAAAGTAA
- a CDS encoding AI-2E family transporter: MSALNSVKTPDLAKITYLLISTVAVVMILSYSEQYVIPFIVAMLVWFIIHEAREYLVRIPIIRDKVPVWAQSMFSFLFMNVILFVVGKLLYASMSHLSENLEEYQANLLLALEELDGLAGINVSSQLIDYVSNADLTQYISMMIDTATTLFGDAFLILIYIIFLLIEETVFDKKMEAFYPNDETRKKKFSLLNKMDRNIGQYLLLKTFVSFITGLLSYVVLILFDIDSPFFWAMLIFVLNYIPTVGSLIATLFPAFFAILQFGELAPFVYILVSVGVIQVIVGNIIEPKMMGNSLNMSSLVVVLSLTIWGAIWGIMGMILSVPITVMMIIVCEEIPSLRFVAVALSESGNLSTDPIVTDIAEDSTED; the protein is encoded by the coding sequence ATGTCTGCGCTAAACTCTGTCAAAACTCCCGACCTGGCTAAAATTACTTACCTACTGATCAGCACCGTGGCGGTGGTTATGATTCTGTCTTATTCTGAACAGTATGTCATTCCATTTATAGTAGCTATGCTGGTCTGGTTCATCATTCATGAAGCACGAGAATATTTAGTAAGAATCCCGATTATAAGAGATAAAGTACCCGTCTGGGCACAGAGTATGTTTTCGTTCTTGTTTATGAATGTGATACTTTTTGTTGTAGGCAAATTGCTCTATGCCAGTATGTCTCACCTTTCCGAAAACCTGGAAGAATATCAGGCCAATCTGCTGTTGGCTTTAGAAGAATTGGATGGACTGGCCGGCATCAATGTTTCTTCACAGCTCATAGACTACGTATCAAATGCGGATTTGACGCAGTACATCAGCATGATGATTGATACAGCCACTACACTTTTTGGTGACGCATTTTTGATATTGATTTATATCATTTTTTTATTGATCGAAGAAACCGTATTCGATAAAAAGATGGAAGCATTCTATCCAAACGACGAAACGCGTAAAAAGAAATTTAGCCTGCTCAATAAAATGGACAGAAACATCGGTCAATATCTGCTATTGAAAACTTTCGTGAGTTTCATCACTGGTTTACTAAGTTATGTGGTGCTTATTCTATTTGACATTGATTCCCCTTTCTTTTGGGCGATGTTGATTTTTGTATTGAACTATATTCCAACGGTGGGATCGTTGATAGCCACTCTATTTCCAGCCTTCTTTGCCATCTTACAGTTTGGTGAATTAGCTCCTTTCGTATACATACTAGTATCTGTAGGAGTCATTCAGGTAATCGTTGGTAATATCATCGAACCCAAAATGATGGGAAATTCGCTGAATATGAGTTCGTTGGTGGTCGTTCTTTCTCTGACAATTTGGGGTGCTATTTGGGGGATCATGGGAATGATTCTGAGTGTGCCCATCACTGTTATGATGATCATTGTTTGCGAAGAAATACCGAGTCTCAGATTTGTTGCGGTGGCGTTATCAGAAAGTGGGAACTTAAGCACAGATCCCATAGTTACTGATATTGCCGAAGACTCAACCGAAGATTAA
- a CDS encoding Yae1 family protein, producing MKRLTYTLFCSLLLFTSCRSYEEGLKDGIEQGKTEGLALGREEGFESGFEAGQLQGAEEGHEEGHAVGHKKGYEAGFTQGKKTGYQAGYEAGKKRGYEECRMGW from the coding sequence ATGAAAAGACTTACATATACATTATTCTGTTCCCTACTTCTATTCACCTCATGTCGCTCTTACGAAGAAGGGCTTAAAGACGGTATCGAGCAAGGCAAAACTGAAGGTCTGGCATTGGGTAGAGAAGAGGGCTTTGAAAGTGGCTTTGAGGCAGGTCAACTTCAAGGTGCAGAAGAGGGTCATGAAGAAGGACATGCTGTAGGGCATAAAAAAGGGTATGAAGCTGGATTTACGCAAGGCAAAAAGACCGGCTATCAAGCTGGATATGAAGCAGGAAAGAAAAGAGGTTATGAAGAATGTAGAATGGGCTGGTAG
- the nadB gene encoding L-aspartate oxidase has product MVKHDFLIIGSGLAGLTYALKVARRFPDKTVAIVTKAAANESNTKYAQGGMAVVIDTVTDSYDQHIEDTLIAGDGLCDRDIVEMVVKEAPDRLKELLSWGAEFDKNNLGDFDLGREGGHSQNRILHHKDITGFELEETLLEQVNQCSNISLLSHHFAVDLITNHHIQEWKGREDNKCYGAYVLDEETGKIETYLSKIVLLASGGIGQVYQNTTNPKVATGDGVAMAYRAKALIKHMEFVQFHPTALYDTRPGQTFLISEAVRGFGAILRNRKGELFMAKYDERKELASRDIVSRAIDSELKKSGDEHVYLDCRHLDPDGFENHFPNIIQKCKELGIDWKQRMIPVVPAAHYLCGGVATNEFGQTQIASLYACGECACTGLHGANRLASNSLLEALIFAHRCYEKSSEEIEKVLELAEVPDWSEEGTTNPKELILITHNKKEVQAIMSNYVGIVRSNERLNRASNRLKVLYEETEDLYKRTKISPQLSELRNLITIAYLIVKQSQARTENKGGFYKEA; this is encoded by the coding sequence ATGGTCAAACACGATTTTCTTATTATCGGCTCCGGCCTGGCTGGATTGACTTACGCTTTAAAAGTAGCTAGGCGATTTCCGGACAAAACAGTAGCCATTGTCACTAAGGCGGCAGCCAACGAGTCGAACACTAAATATGCTCAGGGTGGAATGGCTGTGGTTATTGATACCGTTACAGATTCATACGACCAGCACATCGAAGATACACTCATCGCTGGTGATGGATTATGCGATCGCGACATAGTAGAAATGGTGGTGAAGGAAGCACCAGATCGGTTGAAAGAATTGTTGAGCTGGGGTGCAGAATTTGATAAAAACAACCTAGGTGATTTTGATTTGGGTCGTGAGGGTGGACATTCACAAAATAGAATCCTTCATCATAAAGATATTACCGGGTTCGAATTGGAGGAAACGCTGTTGGAGCAAGTCAACCAATGTAGCAATATAAGTCTACTTAGTCATCACTTTGCAGTTGACCTAATTACGAATCACCATATTCAGGAGTGGAAGGGACGTGAGGACAACAAGTGCTATGGTGCTTATGTTCTGGATGAGGAAACAGGGAAAATTGAAACTTACCTTTCCAAGATTGTACTGTTAGCTAGTGGGGGGATAGGCCAGGTCTATCAAAACACCACAAACCCTAAAGTAGCTACTGGGGACGGAGTGGCGATGGCTTATCGAGCCAAAGCTTTGATCAAGCATATGGAGTTCGTTCAATTTCACCCTACCGCATTGTACGATACAAGACCGGGGCAGACCTTTTTGATTTCTGAAGCTGTGCGTGGGTTTGGAGCGATTTTGCGCAATAGAAAAGGCGAACTTTTTATGGCAAAGTACGACGAGCGAAAAGAGTTGGCTTCTCGTGATATTGTCTCTCGTGCAATAGATAGTGAATTAAAGAAAAGTGGAGATGAACATGTCTATTTGGATTGCCGCCATTTAGACCCTGATGGTTTTGAAAACCATTTCCCTAACATTATTCAGAAGTGTAAGGAATTAGGTATTGATTGGAAGCAGCGTATGATTCCTGTGGTGCCTGCAGCACACTATTTGTGTGGAGGCGTGGCCACCAACGAATTTGGACAAACCCAAATTGCTAGTTTGTATGCTTGTGGAGAATGTGCATGTACAGGTTTGCATGGAGCAAATAGACTGGCTTCTAACAGTCTGTTAGAAGCATTGATTTTTGCCCATCGCTGTTATGAAAAATCGAGTGAAGAAATAGAAAAAGTCTTAGAACTTGCCGAAGTTCCTGACTGGAGTGAAGAAGGGACAACCAATCCTAAAGAGTTGATTCTGATTACACACAACAAGAAAGAGGTGCAGGCCATCATGAGCAACTACGTGGGTATCGTGCGATCCAATGAAAGACTCAATCGAGCGTCTAACCGTCTGAAGGTACTTTATGAAGAGACAGAAGATCTTTACAAAAGGACCAAGATTTCGCCTCAGCTTTCAGAATTGCGTAACTTGATTACCATTGCTTATCTTATCGTAAAACAGTCCCAAGCAAGAACCGAGAATAAGGGCGGCTTTTATAAGGAGGCCTAA